The following are encoded together in the Vespa velutina chromosome 3, iVesVel2.1, whole genome shotgun sequence genome:
- the LOC124947948 gene encoding phospholipase A2 inhibitor isoform X1, which yields MDTSYLTVVILLSMTIIAWAEIDCNDPNWHNLETNESSIHNCGDAFKNRCHCLRTCYNGHHQYVVNCTNSEFYDTTPLEHLPNATQVLIFTGNNLKELPWNIFGTLDRLPYLRVIDMSNNKIREIRGKAYHHVKQVERLILDFNELSLDPGRSHPRVFSNFVSLLELHLTDAFEDGQPRDLAATLHDIFVNRSYLISNLTQLMKLHLEQNEISEFRDANVFCDLPNLLDLHLGDNALTGLHFNLSCLHKLRFLDLQRNKFTTILDYDIRVMESLVKQNQSFTVDFSKNPFVCSCKLNPFIKWMNKTKAFIRNKSSLQCLEDGMPQKIHETANCSLRLRMSKKGTTVALYFLSFLLIVLVCALIYLQRIKLQKKFEPILNSVNKRVRYTTIATGETREDV from the exons ATGGATACCTCGTACCTAACAGTTGTTATTTTACTGTCGATGACGATCATAGCTTGGGCAGAAATTGATTGCAATGATCCTAACTGGCACAATCTTGAGACTAATGAAAGTTCGATACATAATTGCGGAGATGCTTTTAAAAATCGTTGTCATTGTTTAAGGACATGTTACAACGGTCATCACCAATATGTCGTGAATTGTACGAATTCAGAATTTTACGATACCACGCCACTGGAACATCTTCCTAATGCGACTCAG gtattaatatttacgGGTAACAATCTCAAAGAATTACCATGGAACATATTCGGCACGTTGGACAGATTGCCATATTTACGAGTAATCGATAtgtctaataataaaattcggGAAATTCGTGGAAAAGCTTATCATCATGTTAAACAAGTGGAACGTCTTATTCTTGATTTTAACGAGCTTTCACTCGACCCTGGTAGAAGTCATCCTAGAGTATTCTCCAACTTCGTATCTCTTTTAGAATTGCATTTAACAGACGCTTTCGAGGATGGTCAACCAAGAGATCTAGCGGCCACTCTTCATGATATATTCGTTAATAG ATCTTATCTCATCAGCAATCTCACTCAACTCATGAAATTGCATTTGGAGCAAAATGAGATATCAGAGTTCAGAGATGCAAACGTTTTCTGTGATCTACCGAATCTTTTGGATTTACATTTAGGGGACAATGCTTTGACAGGACTGCATTTCAATCTGTCCTGCCTTCATAAGTTACGTTTTTTGGATCTTCAACGGAATAAATTTACGACCATCTTAGATTATGATATTCGTGTTATGGAATCGCTCGTTAAACAGAATCAGTCATTCACTGTGGATTTCTCAAAAAATCCATTTGTGTGTTCCTGTAAACTTAATCCCTTTATTAAATGGATGAACAAGACCAAAGCTTTCATAAGAAATAAGAGCAGCTTACAATGTTTAGAAG ATGGAATGCCACAGAAAATTCATGAAACTGCTAATTGTTCTCTAAGATTAAGAATGTCTAAAAAAGGAACTACAGTGgcactttattttttatcatttctgcTCATTGTTTTAGTATGTGCTCTCATTTATCTTCAACGTATAAAACTCCAGAAAAAATTTGAGCCAATTTTAAATTCTGTTAATAAAAGAGTTCGATATACTACTATAGCTACTGGAGAAACTCGTGAGGATGTATAA
- the LOC124947948 gene encoding phospholipase A2 inhibitor isoform X2 produces the protein MDTSYLTVVILLSMTIIAWAEIDCNDPNWHNLETNESSIHNCGDAFKNRCHCLRTCYNGHHQYVVNCTNSEFYDTTPLEHLPNATQVLIFTGNNLKELPWNIFGTLDRLPYLRVIDMSNNKIREIRGKAYHHVKQVERLILDFNELSLDPGRSHPRVFSNFVSLLELHLTDAFEDGQPRDLAATLHDIFVNSNLTQLMKLHLEQNEISEFRDANVFCDLPNLLDLHLGDNALTGLHFNLSCLHKLRFLDLQRNKFTTILDYDIRVMESLVKQNQSFTVDFSKNPFVCSCKLNPFIKWMNKTKAFIRNKSSLQCLEDGMPQKIHETANCSLRLRMSKKGTTVALYFLSFLLIVLVCALIYLQRIKLQKKFEPILNSVNKRVRYTTIATGETREDV, from the exons ATGGATACCTCGTACCTAACAGTTGTTATTTTACTGTCGATGACGATCATAGCTTGGGCAGAAATTGATTGCAATGATCCTAACTGGCACAATCTTGAGACTAATGAAAGTTCGATACATAATTGCGGAGATGCTTTTAAAAATCGTTGTCATTGTTTAAGGACATGTTACAACGGTCATCACCAATATGTCGTGAATTGTACGAATTCAGAATTTTACGATACCACGCCACTGGAACATCTTCCTAATGCGACTCAG gtattaatatttacgGGTAACAATCTCAAAGAATTACCATGGAACATATTCGGCACGTTGGACAGATTGCCATATTTACGAGTAATCGATAtgtctaataataaaattcggGAAATTCGTGGAAAAGCTTATCATCATGTTAAACAAGTGGAACGTCTTATTCTTGATTTTAACGAGCTTTCACTCGACCCTGGTAGAAGTCATCCTAGAGTATTCTCCAACTTCGTATCTCTTTTAGAATTGCATTTAACAGACGCTTTCGAGGATGGTCAACCAAGAGATCTAGCGGCCACTCTTCATGATATATTCGTTAATAG CAATCTCACTCAACTCATGAAATTGCATTTGGAGCAAAATGAGATATCAGAGTTCAGAGATGCAAACGTTTTCTGTGATCTACCGAATCTTTTGGATTTACATTTAGGGGACAATGCTTTGACAGGACTGCATTTCAATCTGTCCTGCCTTCATAAGTTACGTTTTTTGGATCTTCAACGGAATAAATTTACGACCATCTTAGATTATGATATTCGTGTTATGGAATCGCTCGTTAAACAGAATCAGTCATTCACTGTGGATTTCTCAAAAAATCCATTTGTGTGTTCCTGTAAACTTAATCCCTTTATTAAATGGATGAACAAGACCAAAGCTTTCATAAGAAATAAGAGCAGCTTACAATGTTTAGAAG ATGGAATGCCACAGAAAATTCATGAAACTGCTAATTGTTCTCTAAGATTAAGAATGTCTAAAAAAGGAACTACAGTGgcactttattttttatcatttctgcTCATTGTTTTAGTATGTGCTCTCATTTATCTTCAACGTATAAAACTCCAGAAAAAATTTGAGCCAATTTTAAATTCTGTTAATAAAAGAGTTCGATATACTACTATAGCTACTGGAGAAACTCGTGAGGATGTATAA
- the LOC124947947 gene encoding serine--tRNA synthetase-like protein Slimp: protein MASKFIIQYAINYNLSHLNHSFLKNIFYVTNRKYASTLYISGRNANKTFAFISPYLDFDERFDDIDKLQRELKLRKLNMDAIEMKKAWNFYKTIEANNITLEIRRKEVSSEIISLREKKEKTVEDEQQLANLLLQAKIIKQDIKAVKELRWDLDESIIEKLLKLPNRLHERTPPETPIILQNIGKLCVLPENNRKSHIEIGKLLNLVEYKNPMTYYLLNDAALFEYRLLNLAGKILSDNNLIRITGSDFCRSILVEGSSLNHEDPIETFILENINESDRDLLNHMHLVGGASLTSMLGIHAKQLIMPQYFPIKYYSVGRQYKPIPKETTLSGLFTVCQASAIHIFLMINDTESIKCTTEFEKMLEIICEFYNNITDHYRVVMRSAPELQIYEEMRISFELWSSFSEQYIEVGHISMYGKYFSKRLLIGYETTEGKEFPSIISGTMLSVPRILGCLLEENPNKLVIPSKNL from the coding sequence ATGGCAagcaaatttataatacaatatgctATTAATTACAACTTGAGTCATTTAAATCAtagttttttaaaaaatattttttatgtaacaaACAGAAAGTATGCATCAACACTATATATTTCTGGTAGAAATGCCAACAAAACTTTTGCATTTATTTCACCTTATTTAGACTTTGATGAACGTTTtgatgatatcgataaattgCAGAGAGAATTAAAATTGCGTAAACTTAATATGGATgcaatagaaatgaaaaaagcaTGGAACTTTTATAAAACTATTGAAGCAAATAACATAACTCTAGAAATTAGAAGGAAAGAGGTTTCATcagaaataatatcattacgagaaaagaaagaaaaaactgttGAAGATGAGCAACAATTAGCAAACTTACTTTTGCAGGCTAAAATAATTAAGCAAGATATAAAAGCTGTTAAAGAATTGCGATGGGATCTAGACGAaagtattatagaaaaattgttaaaattacCGAATAGATTACATGAAAGAACACCACCAGAAACAcctataatattacaaaatattggAAAGTTATGTGTTTTAccagaaaataatagaaaaagtcaTATTGAAATAGGGAAATTACTTAATCTagttgaatataaaaatccaatgacttattatttattaaatgacgCAGCTTTATTTGAATAcagattattaaatttagcTGGAAAAATACttagtgataataatttaatcagaATTACAGGATCAGATTTTTGTCGTAGTATATTAGTTGAAGGTTCTAGTTTAAATCACGAAGATCCTATAGAGacttttatattagaaaatattaatgaatccgatagagatttattaaatcatatgCATTTAGTTGGTGGGGCAAGTTTAACATCTATGCTAGGAATTCATGCAAAACAGTTAATAATGCCacaatattttccaataaagTATTATTCAGTTGGTAGACAATATAAACCGATTCCTAAAGAAACCACATTATCTGGTTTATTTACTGTTTGCCAAGCATCGGCTATACATATCTTCTTAATGATAAACGATACAGAATCTATAAAATGCACAActgaatttgaaaaaatgttagaaattatttgtgaattttataataatattacggaTCATTATCGGGTCGTTATGCGATCGGCACCagaattacaaatatatgaaGAAATGAGAATATCTTTTGAATTATGGTCATCTTTCTCTGAACAATACATTGAAGTTGGTCATATTTCAATGTATGGCAAATATTTTAGTAAGAGATTATTAATAGGATATGAAACAACAGAAGGTAAAGAATTTCCTTCGATCATATCTGGTACAATGCTCTCTGTACCTCGAATATTAGGATGTTTGCTGGAAGAAAATCCTAACAAACTTGTAATACCTTCAAAAAATCTTTGa
- the LOC124947952 gene encoding zinc finger protein 593 homolog isoform X2, which translates to MTYKRKKYHRGDTHLKKGWKTKRRTKDLDEIDEDLKEQNVKQLLHQEVDLDKPGAAQHYCVHCARYFINQTALHSHFTTKVHKRRLKALELEPYSIEESERAAGKGSYIAPQKREIETLTVDNDTDTISQSNLEKMDS; encoded by the exons ATGACATATAAGCGTAAAAAATACCATAGAGGGGATACACATTTGAAAAAAGGATGGAAAactaaaagaagaacgaaagattTGGATGAG ATTGATGAAGATTTGAAAGAGCAGAATGTGAAACAATTATTACATCAAGAAGTAGATTTAGATAAGCCAGGAGCTGCACAACATTATTGTGTACATTGCGC gagatattttataaaccaAACTGCTTTGCATAGCCATTTTACAACAAAGGTACATAAACGTAGGTTAAAAGCTCTTGAGTTAGAACCTTATAGTATTGAAGAATCTGAAAGAGCTGCTGGAAAAGGAAGTTATATAGCAccacaaaaaagagaaatagaaacttTAACCGTAGATAATGATACAGACACAATATCACAATCTAACCTAGAAAAAATGGATAGCTAA
- the LOC124947952 gene encoding zinc finger protein 593 homolog isoform X1: MLPRCVPPFFVRDSRPRGKSRLTQYFYFQNGWGPPLRSGARFELTLKNAVRGATHCTILPPSTGLIFFSICNFFNEICLRLALDKEMTYKRKKYHRGDTHLKKGWKTKRRTKDLDEIDEDLKEQNVKQLLHQEVDLDKPGAAQHYCVHCARYFINQTALHSHFTTKVHKRRLKALELEPYSIEESERAAGKGSYIAPQKREIETLTVDNDTDTISQSNLEKMDS, translated from the exons ATGCTTCCGCGATGTGTACCGCCTTTTTTCGTTCGTGACTCGAGACCTCGAGGAAAATCCCGGCTCACGCAgtatttttactttcaaaaTGGTTGGGGCCCCCCTCTGAGGAGCGGCGCACGGTTTGAATTGACGCTAAAGAACGCCGTTAGAGGCGCCACACATTGCACTATCCTCCCGCCATCTACTGGCCTCATCTTTTTCAGCATTTGCAATTTCTTCAATGAGATTTGCTTGCGATTGGCGCTCGATAAAG AAATGACATATAAGCGTAAAAAATACCATAGAGGGGATACACATTTGAAAAAAGGATGGAAAactaaaagaagaacgaaagattTGGATGAG ATTGATGAAGATTTGAAAGAGCAGAATGTGAAACAATTATTACATCAAGAAGTAGATTTAGATAAGCCAGGAGCTGCACAACATTATTGTGTACATTGCGC gagatattttataaaccaAACTGCTTTGCATAGCCATTTTACAACAAAGGTACATAAACGTAGGTTAAAAGCTCTTGAGTTAGAACCTTATAGTATTGAAGAATCTGAAAGAGCTGCTGGAAAAGGAAGTTATATAGCAccacaaaaaagagaaatagaaacttTAACCGTAGATAATGATACAGACACAATATCACAATCTAACCTAGAAAAAATGGATAGCTAA